The following coding sequences are from one Streptomyces sp. V3I7 window:
- a CDS encoding sialidase family protein, translating into MPSGIRAHLRTGLAAAVTAATALLVLPNPAEARQPAAGTPAFEQQILFKASQDPGYACFRIPAIVRTKAGTLLAFAEGRVLNCGDAADIDIVVKRSTDGGRTWGPLQVVNEGAGDTHGNPAPIVDRETGRIVMAQTYNTGRTDSAGCSIPCDRTPHLQYSDDDGRTWSAPRDLSPEILPPDWNSWYATGPVHGIQLTRGRDAGRLVFGVNTETWDGSRISANHAALIVSDDGGDHWRIGATDSYPIAADGTFRQKPSELTLTERGDGSLLVSGREQDGTELGHRTQAVSRDGGGSFAAPFRDLPDLYTPQVQGSMLRLGDRILLACPADPDRRRTMMIRSSYDGGRTWDSVDRGTVVTTDWSGYSDLVRAGHDTVGLLYEGGAVDARDEIRFARFTEGWLRPRRGPDPTTADLAPHAHHAAVLGGAKEVTGAEEVPGAAGGALEFDGTDDAVRVPYSDRLPLGTRDFTVSLWFRSTATTGEQPLLWMGGIGTTQPQVWLRGEPASNRIRGLITVREGATAVRTAAVSTTSAYNDGRWHHVVLRRGGGELSLVVDGTRSAVADVAGSVSRNSPFGVHVGQRMDSRAFFAGAIDDVHVWNRALTDAELSDPGVLRSARDSVLWLPLDRVSGDR; encoded by the coding sequence ATGCCGTCAGGAATCCGCGCACATCTCAGAACCGGCCTCGCCGCCGCCGTCACGGCGGCAACCGCGCTGCTGGTCCTGCCGAACCCGGCCGAGGCACGCCAACCGGCCGCCGGTACACCGGCCTTCGAGCAGCAGATTCTCTTCAAGGCGTCCCAGGACCCCGGTTACGCCTGCTTCCGCATCCCCGCGATCGTGCGGACGAAGGCCGGCACGCTCCTCGCGTTCGCCGAGGGCCGGGTCCTCAACTGCGGGGACGCCGCCGACATCGACATCGTGGTCAAGCGCTCCACCGACGGCGGCCGCACCTGGGGCCCGCTCCAGGTGGTCAACGAGGGTGCGGGCGACACCCACGGCAACCCGGCGCCGATCGTGGACCGCGAGACCGGCCGGATCGTGATGGCCCAGACGTACAACACGGGCCGTACGGACAGCGCCGGTTGCTCGATACCGTGCGATCGGACGCCGCACCTGCAGTACAGCGACGACGACGGCCGCACCTGGTCCGCGCCCCGCGATCTGAGCCCCGAGATCCTGCCGCCGGACTGGAACTCCTGGTACGCGACCGGTCCGGTGCACGGCATCCAGCTCACCCGTGGCCGCGACGCCGGACGACTGGTGTTCGGCGTCAACACCGAGACCTGGGACGGCAGCCGGATCTCCGCGAACCACGCGGCGCTGATCGTCAGCGACGACGGCGGCGACCACTGGCGGATCGGGGCCACCGACAGCTACCCGATCGCGGCCGACGGCACGTTCCGGCAGAAGCCGTCCGAGCTGACGCTCACCGAGCGCGGCGACGGCTCGCTCCTGGTCAGCGGCCGGGAGCAGGACGGCACCGAGCTCGGCCACCGCACCCAGGCGGTCAGCCGCGACGGCGGCGGCAGCTTCGCCGCCCCCTTCCGGGACCTCCCGGACCTCTACACCCCGCAGGTCCAGGGGTCGATGCTGCGCCTGGGCGACCGCATCCTGCTGGCCTGCCCGGCCGACCCGGACCGCCGCCGCACCATGATGATCCGCTCCTCCTACGACGGCGGCCGCACCTGGGACAGCGTGGACCGCGGCACGGTCGTCACGACCGACTGGTCCGGCTACTCCGACCTGGTGCGCGCCGGCCACGACACCGTGGGCCTGCTCTACGAGGGCGGCGCGGTCGACGCCCGCGACGAGATCCGCTTCGCCCGCTTCACCGAGGGCTGGCTCCGGCCGCGCCGCGGCCCCGACCCCACCACCGCCGACCTCGCCCCGCACGCCCACCACGCGGCCGTGCTCGGCGGCGCCAAGGAGGTGACCGGTGCCGAGGAGGTGCCCGGCGCCGCTGGCGGCGCCCTGGAGTTCGACGGCACCGACGACGCCGTACGCGTGCCGTACAGCGACCGGCTGCCGCTCGGCACCCGGGACTTCACGGTGTCGCTGTGGTTCCGCTCCACCGCGACCACCGGCGAGCAGCCGCTGCTGTGGATGGGCGGCATCGGCACCACCCAGCCCCAGGTGTGGCTGCGCGGCGAGCCCGCGAGCAACCGGATCCGCGGGCTGATCACCGTACGGGAGGGCGCGACGGCGGTGCGGACGGCGGCGGTGAGCACCACGAGCGCGTACAACGACGGGCGGTGGCATCACGTGGTGCTGCGCAGGGGCGGAGGGGAGCTGTCGCTCGTCGTGGACGGGACGCGGTCCGCCGTCGCCGACGTGGCCGGCTCGGTCAGCCGCAACTCACCGTTCGGTGTGCACGTCGGTCAGCGCATGGACAGTCGGGCCTTCTTCGCCGGCGCGATCGACGACGTCCATGTGTGGAACCGGGCGCTGACCGACGCGGAGCTGTCCGATCCGGGGGTGCTGCGCTCCGCACGGGACTCCGTGCTGTGGCTGCCTCTGGACCGGGTCAGCGGCGACCGCTGA